The following coding sequences are from one Pirellulales bacterium window:
- a CDS encoding acyl-CoA dehydrogenase family protein — MKTSEPHLEPQTPTDANGQAVDDRQQSFAETALKLGGKSDEEARRTGAIDKADDQVEALFAPQYQTAASPAHRAVWDGHVPVELFSFEPPATPPHVAKVMDDSLAVVRRHREAGTLQDENRKIAKTVLDELGVAGYWGLLVDREYGGSGSPFMSFAPFLTRIATVDPTVAGMASVHGCIGGVDPVRTFGTSEQKQRFLPRLASGESLSAFALTEPNAGSDLTALRTRAVLDGDDYVVNGEKLFITNVIPGRTVGLVCLIENRPAVIIVDLPPQENEHFQLRKYGLYALKHTNNQGILFHNFRVPAANLLKPTRGDGLTIAYHGLNLGRIALCATAAGSMRLMLASMLPWAHFRKTYGAAIDTRELVRRRIGRLAGLIVAADALVEWCSGLIDQGYRGEMECIVAKIFGSEAQKEAAVELLMKTHGGRSFLHGHLFGDNVHEFLAPCIYEGEGEMLGMAFFKSLVKQHGTKFFEPIGKALAAAGIKKPNLLNPAHLAVLKGPLWEYSKWYVGQRFSASRPTLPPMPPALREHAEFAADWLLRSPLEISGTMRKYQLALADRQCRMAEVSQRVQDAIVILCTSLYAARKNDEVVRAAADVICRDLRRKLTGSRPSDRDLRAVTRLGEQVVEGRFKSIEGLPTGEILMPYPND; from the coding sequence ATGAAGACCAGCGAACCGCATCTTGAGCCGCAAACCCCAACCGACGCCAACGGCCAGGCCGTCGACGATCGCCAGCAGTCGTTCGCCGAAACGGCCCTGAAGCTCGGCGGCAAGAGCGACGAAGAGGCCCGCCGCACCGGGGCCATCGACAAGGCCGACGACCAGGTCGAAGCTCTCTTCGCGCCGCAGTACCAAACGGCCGCCAGCCCGGCCCATCGCGCCGTGTGGGACGGTCACGTGCCCGTCGAGTTGTTCTCGTTCGAGCCGCCGGCCACGCCGCCGCACGTCGCCAAGGTGATGGATGACTCGCTGGCCGTCGTCCGGCGGCACCGCGAGGCCGGCACGCTGCAAGACGAGAACCGCAAAATCGCCAAAACGGTGCTCGATGAGTTGGGCGTCGCCGGATATTGGGGCCTGCTCGTCGACCGCGAATACGGCGGGTCGGGTTCGCCCTTCATGAGCTTTGCGCCCTTCCTGACGCGCATCGCCACGGTCGATCCGACCGTGGCGGGCATGGCCTCCGTACACGGCTGCATCGGCGGCGTCGATCCGGTGCGCACGTTTGGCACGTCCGAACAAAAGCAGCGGTTCCTGCCGCGCTTGGCCAGCGGCGAGAGCCTCTCGGCCTTCGCGCTCACCGAGCCGAACGCCGGCAGCGATCTGACGGCCCTCCGCACTCGTGCGGTGCTCGACGGCGATGACTACGTGGTCAACGGCGAAAAGCTGTTCATCACCAACGTGATTCCGGGCCGCACGGTCGGCCTGGTCTGCCTGATCGAGAACCGGCCCGCCGTGATCATCGTCGATTTGCCGCCGCAAGAGAACGAGCATTTTCAGCTCCGCAAGTACGGCCTCTACGCGCTGAAGCACACCAACAATCAAGGCATCCTTTTCCACAACTTCCGCGTTCCGGCAGCCAATCTGTTGAAGCCGACCCGCGGCGATGGGCTGACGATCGCCTATCACGGCCTGAACCTCGGCCGCATCGCCCTCTGCGCCACGGCCGCCGGCAGCATGCGGTTGATGCTGGCCAGCATGCTCCCTTGGGCGCATTTTCGCAAAACCTACGGCGCGGCGATCGACACGCGCGAGCTGGTCCGCCGCCGCATCGGACGCCTGGCCGGATTGATCGTCGCCGCCGACGCGCTGGTCGAGTGGTGCTCGGGCCTCATCGACCAGGGCTATCGCGGAGAGATGGAGTGCATCGTCGCCAAGATTTTCGGCAGCGAGGCCCAGAAAGAGGCCGCCGTCGAGCTGTTGATGAAAACGCACGGCGGCCGCTCCTTCCTGCACGGGCATCTCTTCGGCGACAACGTACACGAGTTCCTCGCTCCCTGCATCTACGAGGGCGAGGGCGAGATGCTGGGCATGGCGTTTTTCAAGTCGCTGGTCAAGCAGCACGGCACGAAGTTTTTCGAGCCGATCGGCAAGGCGCTGGCCGCGGCCGGCATCAAAAAGCCCAACCTGCTCAACCCGGCTCACCTGGCCGTGCTGAAAGGGCCGTTATGGGAGTACTCGAAGTGGTACGTCGGCCAGCGATTCTCGGCGTCTCGGCCCACGCTGCCGCCGATGCCGCCGGCGCTGCGAGAACACGCCGAATTCGCCGCGGACTGGTTGCTGCGATCGCCGCTGGAGATCAGTGGTACGATGCGCAAGTATCAGCTTGCGTTGGCCGACCGGCAGTGCCGCATGGCCGAGGTTTCGCAACGCGTGCAGGACGCCATCGTCATTCTTTGCACGAGCCTCTACGCCGCGAGGAAAAACGACGAAGTCGTGCGCGCGGCGGCCGACGTCATCTGCCGAGACCTGCGCCGCAAGCTCACCGGCAGCCGACCTTCGGACCGCGACCTGCGGGCCGTCACCCGGCTGGGCGAGCAAGTTGTCGAAGGCCGCTTCAAGTCGATCGAGGGCCTGCCGACGGGCGAGATTCTGATGCCATATCCAAACGATTGA